TGTATCCTGATGTCATCCCAACCTTTGACGCTTTAGCACCGCATTTCAAGTTAGGATTGCTCTCGAATGGGAACACCTACCCTGAACGCTGCGGACTTGAAGGATATTTCACCTTTGTTGTTTTTTCGCAAGATGTACAGGTTGAGAAACCAGATCCAAGAATTTTTGAGATAACTGCCCAGCGAGCAGGTTGTGAACTCGCGCATCTCCTCCATGTAGGCGACTCCCTTGAAACCGATATTGCAGGCGCGCGGAGCGCAGGCGTGTCTTCCGTCTGGCTCAACCGAGAAGGTGTATTGAATGATACAGAAACTCGACCTGATTACGAAGTGGCTTCGTTGACTGAAATCCCTGAAATCATTCGGATGAGGAGGAAAAATAAAACATGAGAAGAGGTTTGGCAAAAAATTGAATTGCTGTTAGAAATTTCGAAAGAACGTTGATGGACTGAGGCTTATTTGCCTTTGTTGTGTTTCCCAATCTGAAGAATCTACAGTCCCAAAATCACTTGTATAAAACTGTCTCTTTATGCTATCATTATAAATATGGAGCGCACGAACGGCGTTACAACAAAAAATATCCTAAATATCACGAGGTCAAAGGAATCTCGACTTGCACTCGTAGAAAGCAATACGCCGGATGCCTTCCAGAAACTTTGTCGAGATTATTGGACGTGGCACTTCGACGCATCGCTATCCGATGCCACTCGGTTGCTGCTAAGTACAGAACTTGGCTGGGAGGCGATGCCGCAACTCACAACACCACCCGTCGGTGAAGTCATCTCGCCACTCGGTTACGCGCTTTCATACGAAGATGAGGGTGTCCGAGATGCTGCGCTACAGGTGTTAGATGCGACCGTTCGTATTCCTGCGGGGACAGCTTGTATCGGTGAAGAAGGCGCGCCTTTGGAGATGAACGGATTTGAACTCGGTGTTTATCCTGTAACGAATGCACAGTATCAACGATTCATTCAGGAGACTGGACATACACCACCGCAGGATTGGACAGATGGTGTCTATCCAGCGAACAGAGGTGATCACCCTGTTGTCTGGCTTACGTGTGAAGATGCAGAGGCTTATGCGCGTTATATCGGTGGCAGGCTGCCGACATTTCCAGAATGGCAATACGCCGCACGTGGTGCTGATGATAGACTTTTCCCGTGGGGCTATGAAATTGATAAGCCGCGGTGCAACACCGCAGAACTCGGTGCGGGGACGACAACTCCGGTCGTTAGTTTCAGAGATGGCATAAGTCCGTTCGGTTGCTACGACATGGTGGGTAATGTCTGGGAATGGACAGACACAACTTATGATGATGAAGGCAATTTCCGAGTGGCGTGTGGTGGCGCATGGTATTACAATCATAACTATAGTACCTGCACCAGTTATGACTTTTTTAGCAACGGATATGCGGAGTTTGTGATAGGATTCCGCATTGCGTGTTAGTCAGTTTTTGTAGGAAAGTACAGATGAAAGACAGCAAAATCGATACGGAACGTGCCTTAACACCTGAAGATTCTGCTGTGTCTTCAAATGAGACACAAGTGAAACTCATTCAGCGGGGGCACCTTGATATCCACACGCATCAAATCGCTGCTAAACACCTGAAGCAGGGTGCGGATGCTTTGAATGTCCGAAACTACGCGAAAGCAATCGAAGAATTTCAGCAGGTAATTCAACATAACCGTGAATCAGCTGAAGCACATTTCCATCTTGGTTTAGCTTATTTTATGCAGGGCGACTATGAGAAAGCAATAGATGCCTACAAGATGGCAGTCGCGTGCGAACCAACCGAGGCGACAGCACATATCAATCTCGCAGCGACCTATCGCTTGCTCAAACGCTACGACGAGGCTGTTGAGGTTTATACGCGTGCCATCCATTTTATACCGGAGCACCCTGAATTATATTCTGAACTTGGGGCAGTCTATACGTTTCAAGGCAAGCGACGCGAAGCAGTTAGCGCATACAAAACAGCGATGAAGCTTAAATTGAAACTTCAATTAAATTTTGACGGGAATGCGTAAACCAAACAGCAGTTCCACCCGTTACTATAAACGAATGGGCTGAGTCTACGGAGAGGCACATCACCGAAAATCACGCCTAACCCAACCGCAAGGAACATTAAAAAATGTTTGTTTCAGATGAAGATTTGATGGTGAAATGTGGTAAAGGGGATATGAGTGCCTTCGAGTTGCTGGTACGGAGGTATCAGAACCCTTTAATTAACTACATTCACCGTTCTATCAACGATTATCAACGGGCGGAGGACCTCTCCCAAGAAACGTTCCTGCGGGTCTTCAAAAGTGCGAACCGTTATGAACCAACGGCATCCTTCAAAAGTTGGCTCTATACGATCGCCACTAATTTGTCTCGGAACGAGATTCGGAACCGCACACGCCGAAATACCTGTTTTTTGGAAGACTTGGTTGAAGAAGGTGAGGATGTTTACCATACCGACATTATGCGGGATACCCGCTATCTGCCGGACGTACTCTTAGAGAAAAAGGAACAGAGACAGATTATCCGAAAAGCACTCGCACAGTTACCAGAAAATCAACGTGTGGCACTAACGCTCGTCACATATCAAGACTTACGGTATGAAGAGGTTGCAGACATTCTCGGATGCTCGGTAGGTGCTGTTAAAGCATTGATCCATCGCGCGCGACAAAAAATGAGAAAGCTGCTTATCAAAGCGGGAATCACGGAGGAAAGTGTCAATGAGAAAATATAGACAAACCGAATTCCCAGATGTACACAGCTCAAAATGTGAGGCGCAACTTGCGAGTCCAGACGAACTCTCTGCTTATATTGACAGAGAGTTACCAGCATGGAAACGCCATCTCATCCGACGGCATCTTAAAAAGTGTGAAGTTTGTGCAAATCACGTCCATCGGTTACAACAGACCGACAATTTCCTCCGTCATGCTGGAGAGGTGGAAACTTCTAATGATTTCTTAAGTAGTGTAATGGCAGGCGTATCGGATGTCGTACAGCATCAACAACAGCAGAAATCATTCTGGTCCCGCATTGGACGATTTGTTGAAGCATCTTTCGGATGGGCGCACCCGTTCTCAATATTGATTGGCAGTCTGCGCTACAATATTCGGACACGCAGTCCAATTTACATATTTGTATTGACCTTCGCTGTTTTTACAATGGTGGGAGCAACACTCTATCAATCCTCCAGTGATCGGTTTGGACAGTCGGTGCATGCATTGAAGAAATCGCATGCACTGGATGGAGAAAAGTTAATCTCTTTTGAGGTTATTCAGCACGAACCACCTAAACGCTTACTGACAACCTACCTTCAGCGGAAGTAAGCTACGTTTTCAGGGAAGCGTTTCTATCTATTTGCCGTAGTTCCTGTGCCTTAGTTCTTCCGTAATACTTTGTGGTAGGACATGAAAAATGAAATTAGAAACCCGTTTATATAGGACTTGGAAAACGAAGTCAGCAATCCACAAAGCGTTATTCATTTCGCTGATATTCCATCTCTTTTTTTTCATCACGACGTTCTACTTCGTGGCACAGAATCAGCCAATAACGTCAGAGAAGGTGAATCTAACGGCAGAGCTTATTTCAGTCGAAAACACTGCTCGACCGAAGCCACCACTGAAAAAGGTTTCGCCGCGTCTTCGCGCGCTTGAGCATGAGTTTATAAAACCGGATGTCAGTACTGGAGAATTGCCACCCTCTCTTGCAACGCCCGTTACGGTAGATACCGAAACGCCGCGTCCTGCCTTAGGACGCAGTTTGCAAGCCGAGGTTGAGACGGAAAATCCATCGACATCTCTGGATCTGTCGAGAGAAAACTGGAATGAGGTCAGCACCGCTGCCCGTACACTTCAGAATGTCGAAGGGAATTTGTCGAAAACGGAAGCTGCGAGTCCAGCAGGCGATACGACCTTCGGGGCGAAACGTCCGGGTCCACCGAGAATTCAACGTGCCCCACAAGTTACGACACTTAAAATAGTAGAAGAAGAGGAAGGATTATCTCCAGCACAGTTGGCAGAGGTTCAGGAAAAACGGGAAGCACTACCGCATGTTTCCTTTCCGAGGCTTATGAGAAAACTTGCACAGGAGATTGTGGAGACAAGCGAGGGTGGTCCAATTGACGTGGTCTTTGTCATTGATGCCAGCGGTAGCATGCAGGATAATATCAAGTCCGTTGTAGAACATTTACACGAAATGGTGGATGTATACAAAGCCTCCAAGATAGATTACGCCCTCGGTGTGACAGAATTTTGGGCGCGTAAGAAAGAAAACGTCATTACAGTCGTCCAACTAACAAAGAGTTACGCGAAATACAAACGCACTCTCCAAGCGATTTACACCCATCAGGACGAAAATGCCTTAGATGCTATTGTGCAAACGGTCAAAGAACTCCGATTCCGCGCGACCTCTAAGCGGCATTTTATTCTTGTTACCGATGAACCTCTTACAAGCCTAAAGGGGATTAAACTGAAAAATGCCATTGCGTACTGCCGGGAGTTCGGTATCTATGTGAATGTCCTCGGTCTTCCGCTTGAGGAACATCAGGCACTTGCCTCTGAGACAGGTGGTAAGTGGCATCTCATTCCCGAAGATCCAAAACGCAAAAAGCCGCAGCAAACTCATACATCGATGCATCCAAGAAATAAAGCAGTATCGTTACGCCAAGCACAATGGGCAAATGTTACAAAAGTTGGGGATATCGCGTTGAAATTGAGCGGCAGCATCCCAGTCGATATTGTCCTCTTCGTTGACGGTAGCAAGAGTATGGACGAGAAACTTCCGCATTTTTTGAAGCAACTTGAGATTCTCGTTCGTGATTGGGATAACGCCTTTGTGGACTATCAGATAGGTGTGGTGCGCTTCCGATCGCGCGCATCTATGAACATGGTCAACGTTTTTAATCCGCCGCAAAAACTGGAGAAGATTCGGAAGATCATTGAACTGCCGTGCCGAGAAAATGAGATGTTATTAGATGCCGTGGCGGAGGGGATGCGACGGTTGAAACTCCGATCGAATGCACAACCCTATTTTATTCTGGTTACAGATGAACCAGCAAAAGGTGAATACTCACCCCTCGCGATTATTCAAATGTTAGAACAAAAGCAGGTCCTCGTCAGCGTCGTCGGCACTTACGATGATTTCCAACAAGAGGTGGCGGAAAAAACTGGTGGGGTCTGGGTGCCTATCCCAGAAGGACATACAACAAACAATTCGTACTGGTAAAGGATCAAGATTGAAAATTGCAGTCCTCGTTTCAGGGAGTGGAACTAACCTGCAAACCCTGATTGAGCAGCTACATCAAGACGAAACGAGTGGTATTGAAATCGCTGTTGTGATCAGTGATCGACGCAAGGCTTACGCGCTCACACGCGCGAAACGTGCAGGTATACCGACACATGTTATAAGAACCCAAAATTTTGAGAGTCGCCAAGACTTTGACGCAGAAATTTCAAGGCTCGTCGAACAATACGGTGTCCAATTAATTGTTCTTGCGGGCTTCATGAAGTTATTTCAGCCCCCCTTCGTGCGCAAGTACCGGAACCGAATTATCAATGTCCATCCCACGCTCTTACCAGCATTTCCGGGTGCGCATCCTGTCGCTGATACATTGGCTTACGGTGTGAAAATCGCGGGTGTCACCGTTCACTTTGTTGATGAAGATGTGGATTCCGGTCCTATCATCGCGCAGTTGGCTGTTCCCGTTCTGGATACGGACGACGAGGAGAGTTTGCATAACCGAATTCAGGTTGAAGAACATAAACTCTATCCTGAGGTTATTAAGTGGTACGCACAGGGTAGATTGAAGGTTGAAGGACGAAAAGTAATCATACAGCCGTCGGCAGTCAGCCGTCGGCAGTCAGCAAGAGGGTCTTGTTAAACGAAAACCTCTTAACCGAAGGTTTCAGGCAGCCGATAGCCGATTGCTGAAAGCCAATAAAAATGTTAGCAATTTCAACACTGTGGAACGCTTTGAAACAACAGGACGGTGCTGCGCTGTTCGATGAACTCAAAAACCTTGGCTTTGAAACGCTCGAACTCAGCAGGCATCTTACATCGGATCAGGTAGAACAACTTAAGCCGTATCTCCGCGAAAACCCACCCTGCTCGATCCACAACTTCTGTCCCATCCTGCCCGGAACGTCACAAGCAGAAGCAGAGAAAGACAAAATTTTACTTTCGAGTCTCAATGCAGACGAACGGAAGGAGGCTATCCGCCGCACTCTTCAAACGATGGAACTTGCCGTTGAATTGGAGGTGCCGATTGTGGTCCTTCACCTTGGCCAAGTTGACACCTACGATAGGTCCTATCTAATGAGAGACCTATACAATTATGGCGAGCGCGAGTTTGAAGCCTTCGATCAAAAAGTGACTGAAGCCATTGAGTGGCGGAAGCGTAAAGAAACAAAACACCAAGACGCAGTGTTACGGAGCCTTGACGAATTAAACGAATACGCCTTGAGAATGGAACTCTGTATCGCTATTGAAAACCGTCCACATTATTACCAAATTCCGAATTTTGATGAGGCTGGACTGTTCCTTGAGAAGTTTTACGGCAGCCCAATGCGTTATTGGCACGACATGGGACATGCTGCGCTGCAGGAGAAACTCGGCGTATGCTGGGCGGACACATGGCTTGAGCAGTATGCTGAACACCTTGTCGGCGTGAACCTGCACGATCTGAAAGGGCTTGAAGGGTATCATCCACCCGGGACCGGGGATCTTGAGTGGGACGAACTCTTTAAGCAGCTGCCATCAGATATTCTGAAGGTATTGGAAATTCGTCCCTGCGAAGCGGAACCGGTGGTAGAGGCACGAGAATTGTGTGAGTCTTTGTCGCAATCGAGTGAGCAAGCCAATGTTTAGGGCACCGCCGAAAGCCACCTACTTTTTCACCCAAGTTGAACACGATATTCTTAAATCCGTGTGTGCGTATATGGTGGGGGTTCCATGCGATACCGGATTGGATACGCCTATCATCGCCATCGACGCGTTCGTCCAGCAACTGCCCAAAACGTTGCAGCGGCAACTCCGTTTTGGACTACATCTCTTCCAATGGGGACCGCTGCTTTTCAAAGGGAAGTTGTGTCGTTTTACACAACTCCCACCACGCGACGCAATGCGATATGTAGAGGGTTGGGCAAAGAGCCGTTTTCAGATTCGACGACGACTTTTTCGAGGCTTACGTGATATTGCCTTTCTCGGTTTTTACAGCAATCAGCCATCGGCGGAATAGCAGACCATTCTTCACTTCATTATTAACATTTTTCTCGTGGCAATGAAGTCGCCGGCTGTAAATGTATAGAAATAGACACCGCTTGCCACGGACTCGCCCACTTCATTTTTACCATCCCAATACGCCGCACGACTCCGATACTGATAGATACCCGCGGGTTGGTAACCCAACGCCAACGTCCGCACTAAGACACCATTCGTGGCATAGATATGCACCGTGACTTCGGCAGGTTCCGCGAGTTGATACGGTATCCAAGTCTCTGGATTGAACGGGTTTGGGTAGTTGTGAAGTAAAGCCGTCTCTTCTGGAATGAACAACGTCAACAGCTGCTCAAGTTTAGCAATACCCTGTTGAAAGGCGAGCGATCCATCATCTTCAACTCGAGCACGTGCTATCCACGCCTGAATCATCGCAGGATTTAGTTCCAAACTGTCTACAGCCGCAACATTGGAAGGAGCAGCCCCTTCGGTTGACTCACCCAAATGTTGCGCAACAACAATTAGATCCAAAACGTTAATAGTTCCGTCACCGTTAACATCAGCTCGACTGTCCCCGGGCGTAGTGGAACCCAAAAGTTGTGCCACCAGAATTAGATCAAGAACGTTCACTTGATCGTCTCGGTTTACGTCCGAAGTGAGGAACGCACTGTCTTCAACAGTAATAGCAATTTCGGGGGAGCCTGAAGGAATTACCTCAGTGCTGCTGGAACCCGCATAAAAATTGCTAAAAGTTACCCGTGTTTCTCCGACAGCCTTCGCTGTAAATATGACCGATAGCAGCGTGCCGGTGCCGCTGACCCCACCCTTGAATCGTGCTGTGCTTAAGTTGGTGATTTTACCAGTGGTGTTGTCAATCGTGCCAGGGCCGAAAAAGGTACTTACCCCCTCCGCTCTCAAAAAGTCGCCTTCGCTCACCTCAACCACTTCAAGTACAGCAGGATCGAATGCAATGTCAGACTGCCATCCTGCTAAATCCGTAATATCTTTTGCCCTGAGGCGAAGCGTGAAGGTATCGTCGAGGTAGACGGATGTTGTATCTGTGGAAAGGGAGAACGCGGTATCGCTTACATCTAAGGTAGACGGATCCCCCACAGTAATAGTTATATCAGGCGAAGCAGGGGGCATTGCTTTGCCAGCACTGGAACCAGATTGGAATTCACGCAATGCCACCCGTGTTTCTCCGGCAGCTTTCGCCGTGAATGTGACGGACAGCAGGGTGCCCTCACCGCTCGCTCCCCCTTCTGAGATCCGCGCTGAACCCACACCGGTAATTCTCCCATCTGTGTTATCAATCGCGCCTTCCAAAAAGTGGGTTCGTCCCCCATCCTGCCTCAGAAAATTGCCATCCTTCACGCTGTTTGCTTTTAGTACAGCTGGGTCAAATATAATATCGGATTGCCATCCCGCTAAATCGTCGACACCTTTAGTCTTGACATAGACGGTAAATGTCGCGCCAGCTTTAACCTGCGTTGTATCTGTGAATAAAGAGAATCTGGTACCAGGGGGTAACACTGTATATTCGGTATCAGGTGCAAAGCCAAAAAACCCGTTACTATGGGTGCGAACAGTAACTAACAAGACATTTCTACCTGCTTTCAATGTAACAGGAAAGAAATCTTGGTAATCCTCACCGGCCTGCCAAACGAGATCCTCGTGAATTAACACACCGTTAAGCCAGACTTTTAACTCAGCATCGCTACCGACGTACATTGTTGTCTCCTGTTCCGATGGCGAATCCAAGGTGATAGAACCATAGACAACTCCATCAGGGACAGGACGCGGCAGCATAGCATCAATGTTATTCCTTCCGGTAGATGGGATTTTGCGGGATGTCCACTCGTTGTCTCCGATAGACTCCCCCTCTGTTGCACCGGAAGTAGCAATCTCCAACTCTGTTACAGACCCTTTACTTGCTTTTGCAAGCAAATCTGTCTTGCTGTCAAGACGCTCCCCAGGGAGCAGCATCCATAACCACGGACCCGTTATTTTCGGAGCACCTTTTAGGAAAACACCCGGGTTGTCTGCTGTCCCGATATCAGTCTTCTCAGATAATCCAGATAAAGGTGAGAAGTCGGATATCGCGTTGCTCCAAAGGTCAAGTCGTTCCAAGTTTATAAGTCCCGCAAGGGGCGACACATCCGATATGACGTTTTTGTAAAGATGCAATTCTTTCAAACGGGTTAATCCTGACAGTGGTGATACATCAGATATGAGATTATAGGCAAGGTCAAGATACGTCAAACTTGTCAATCCATCTAAAGGCGAGAGGTCTGATATGTAATTATCCCGTAAATCTAACGAAGTCAGTTGTGTTAACTCTGATAGTCCAGAGATGTCTGAAATGCCACAGTCTCGAATCGCCAGATGCCTCAGTGATTTCAATCCGTTTACGGACGGAATCGTTGATACAGATCTATCGCCACCAAATTCTATCCATTGTAGTCTTGGCAACTTTGCCAATGGGGAAAAATCTGAGAGAGGCGTGTTCCGAGCAGCTATGCCTTCCAAACTAATGAGACTCGTAAGCGGCGACACATCGGCTATAGGGTTGCCTGAAATCCCTATCCCGTTCAATTTTATTAACCCCTTCAATGGAGATAAATCTGTTATTGCATTCTCCTCAAGCCCTAACCAGTCTACGTTAGTTAAGTCCGCCAGCGGAGATACATCGGTTATCCTGTTACCCCGCAACTTGATGTTATCTAAGCGTATTAAGCCTGCCAACGGCGATAGATCGGATATCTCATTGCGACGGAATTCTATCCGTTCGAGATTTATCGCATACTCTAGTCCCGTCAGATCGCGGATGTCTCTTTCATCAGCCTCAAGCCCCGTCAATCTCGCCATATCCTCTGTGGTGATTGAAGCACCGGGGGCTTTCCCAAGTGCCTCTTCAATCGCTGTACGGAGATTCGCATCCGGGATGTAAACAGCACCCGTTGGAGTCGGTTGGGTGCGGTCTACAACTATTGGGGTGATGCTGCTGGACTCTTCCGGGGAATTCAGCGCAGCGATTACTTCATCAAACCGATCTGTCCATGTGTCACGCTGCACGTTCCCGCCATCAATAAGTCCTGTCAAGCCCAAGTTTTGTAAACTCGACTTCTCTCGAATCTCTTGAAGAAAAGCATCAGTTTCTAACCCGACAGCAGCCGCAGCGTATGATGCTTCAAGAGGATCATGAAATACTTCATGAAACCGATGTACAGGTTCTATGCCACCGGGGATGCCCCCTGTCTCCTTAAGTGCCATCTCATAACGCGTTTTATCTTCGTCTAAGCGGGCATCCATCACTGCTTTTTCTACATACAATCGCAACGCCTGCTCTTTATCAAATGTCGGATTTCCCGTCCGCTGAACCGCTGCACGCACCGTATCCTCAAACGTCTTCATCCCTTCTGTGTGGCAACCGATACACGAAAGCCCATTCCGCACGGCAGGATCGTCCGCAGCAGGATTAGAAACGATAGTGGTGGGTGCTACATTTATGCGACTACCAGATGCATCCGAGATGTAGTATGCCTGTAAACCGTTGGGAAGATTGAAGATGATCTCACCACCGTCAGGTGTAAAAGAGAGGGGATGTGTGAAGATATTTTGCGCACCAACGCTTCCAGCAAAGTCGTAACTTTTCCAATACGCACCATATCGAGAAGTATGACGTTCCACGACGCGATTGTTATTTGAGACACCTGAGTCGTTGAAACCTGCGCGCCAGACGCGGACCCCCGGCGCACTCTGGATATTCCTCGCGACATTCACATCAAGGTCTCTCTCTAACTCGCGATCTGTTTCTGGAAGATCCAGAATATCGTGATAGAGCGGCGGCAGTGATGCCGTTGCGAGAAACCAGTCGACATGAACAAACGGCACTTCACACCTCATCTCTTCACGCAGATTTGTCAATTTTTCGTTCAGATTTGCTTGGGTTTCAGAATCGAATTCAACCTTATAGGGGTATTCCCTTTCAATCTGTGTCCATGCTTCATTTCTGATATCCCACTCGTAGTGCCGTAAGTCGATGTGAAAGATTGTCTCTCTCGGATCAATGGGTGTCGGTTTTTTAACTTCAAAACCCCAAGATAGACTATTTACTAATTTCGAGAGAGCGACGCTATAGGCACGTAGTGCCTCAGTCGTTTCGCCAGCGTTATAGAGGTGTGTAAGTGTAAAATAACGCGCGAAGGCGCGGTCAAATGGTGCGAGAGATTCGACGTGACCTTCAATCGTTTCAAGCACTTGGTCTGGCGTGATGAAATTGATGTCCGGACGTGTAAAGGTAGTCCAGTCCGGAGCACCTGTTTGAATCCATTGGTGAATTGTATTGAGTGCTTCTTGGGAGATCGGAGGAGCGTTAAGCGGCATCCGTCTTGCCAGATCGGTCTCGATTAACCGCTGGTAGAACTTTGAACCGTTAGGATTTCCGGGGATAATTGCTCCCGAATCAATAAGTTCTCGGCTACTTCGGATGATGAGCTGCTCTGTGAAGGTGCCGTGTTCTCCGTGGCAGCTTGAGCAGTTATGGTCGAGAATCTCATACGCCTGTTGTGCAAGATCCAGTTGCGCCTCAACAGTTTGATACCCCAAGATAAGTATTAGTAGAAAGCTGATTTTGATGAGATTCTTCATGTATTTTCCCTCTACTTGTGGAAGCGAACTGTGCTCGCGAATCCTTTTGGTTACACATTCATTTCGTTATCAACATTTTGCGCGTTTCTGTCAAATCGCCTGCGGTTAGGGTATAAAAATAGACACCGCTTGCGACGGATTCACCGACCTCATTTTTACCATCCCAATACGCTGCGCGACTCTGTTGGTGATAGATACCTGCAGACTGGTGCCCCATACCCAGCGTCCGAATCAACACACCACTCATGCCATAGATGCGTAAGGAGACATCGGCAGATTCAGCGAGCTGATACGGTATCCAAGTTTCTGGATTGAACGGGTTCGGATAGTTTGCCAACAATGCCGTCCTTTCTGGAATGAACGACATTAAAAGACGTTGGAGATTCGCGATTCCCCGTTGGAAGGCGATCGAGCCATCATTTTCAAGGGATGCCTGTGCTATCCAGCCGCGTACCACTGCTGAATCTAATTTCATGCTGTCTACCGCAAGCGCGGTAGGTGCAGCAGAAATTCCGCTGAGTTCACCGAGGTGTTGTGCCACGAGGATAAGGTCTGAGATATTACGCTTTCCATCCTTGTTTACATCGGTTCGAGCGTTCGTCGGTCTGTTCCTTCCCATATCCTGACCTACCAGAATCAGATCCAAAATGTTCGTTAGTCCGTCTCTGTTCACGTCCCATGCGGGTGTTTTTATGAAAAATTTTCTCTCGGGTGGGTTTACTGTATATTCCGCATCCTGTGCGAAACCGAAAAAACCGCTAAAGGCTCCGTGTCCGCGATTGTCAACAGCAACTAATAAGACGTTTACGCCTTGCTTCAGTGTAACAGGAAACGCATCTTGGAAATCGCCAGCACCCCGAAGCACAGGGTTATAGTGAACCAATTCACCGTTGAGCCAAACTTTTACTTCATCATCACTCCCGACAAGCATCGTTGTGTCCTGTTTACGCGGGGAATTCAACGTGACGGAACCGTAAACGACATGGTCATATATTTCCGAACCTGACCCCCAACCGAGCGCATCTGTCATTTCATTGAGGTTATTCCCACCCGTCGGGGAGAGTTTGTGTGCTCTCCATTTGC
Above is a genomic segment from Candidatus Poribacteria bacterium containing:
- a CDS encoding HAD family hydrolase, whose protein sequence is MQISTISFDGDMTLWDFRKVMRHSLKHTLAELQRQVPTTRVLELTINEMIAIREQFAEEVKGKIWNLEEIRLRAFERTLEQVGCPDKELAAYLNAIYRKHRFEDIELYPDVIPTFDALAPHFKLGLLSNGNTYPERCGLEGYFTFVVFSQDVQVEKPDPRIFEITAQRAGCELAHLLHVGDSLETDIAGARSAGVSSVWLNREGVLNDTETRPDYEVASLTEIPEIIRMRRKNKT
- a CDS encoding SUMF1/EgtB/PvdO family nonheme iron enzyme — its product is MERTNGVTTKNILNITRSKESRLALVESNTPDAFQKLCRDYWTWHFDASLSDATRLLLSTELGWEAMPQLTTPPVGEVISPLGYALSYEDEGVRDAALQVLDATVRIPAGTACIGEEGAPLEMNGFELGVYPVTNAQYQRFIQETGHTPPQDWTDGVYPANRGDHPVVWLTCEDAEAYARYIGGRLPTFPEWQYAARGADDRLFPWGYEIDKPRCNTAELGAGTTTPVVSFRDGISPFGCYDMVGNVWEWTDTTYDDEGNFRVACGGAWYYNHNYSTCTSYDFFSNGYAEFVIGFRIAC
- a CDS encoding tetratricopeptide repeat protein, whose product is MKDSKIDTERALTPEDSAVSSNETQVKLIQRGHLDIHTHQIAAKHLKQGADALNVRNYAKAIEEFQQVIQHNRESAEAHFHLGLAYFMQGDYEKAIDAYKMAVACEPTEATAHINLAATYRLLKRYDEAVEVYTRAIHFIPEHPELYSELGAVYTFQGKRREAVSAYKTAMKLKLKLQLNFDGNA
- a CDS encoding sigma-70 family RNA polymerase sigma factor — protein: MFVSDEDLMVKCGKGDMSAFELLVRRYQNPLINYIHRSINDYQRAEDLSQETFLRVFKSANRYEPTASFKSWLYTIATNLSRNEIRNRTRRNTCFLEDLVEEGEDVYHTDIMRDTRYLPDVLLEKKEQRQIIRKALAQLPENQRVALTLVTYQDLRYEEVADILGCSVGAVKALIHRARQKMRKLLIKAGITEESVNEKI
- a CDS encoding zf-HC2 domain-containing protein, whose translation is MRKYRQTEFPDVHSSKCEAQLASPDELSAYIDRELPAWKRHLIRRHLKKCEVCANHVHRLQQTDNFLRHAGEVETSNDFLSSVMAGVSDVVQHQQQQKSFWSRIGRFVEASFGWAHPFSILIGSLRYNIRTRSPIYIFVLTFAVFTMVGATLYQSSSDRFGQSVHALKKSHALDGEKLISFEVIQHEPPKRLLTTYLQRK
- a CDS encoding VWA domain-containing protein yields the protein MKLETRLYRTWKTKSAIHKALFISLIFHLFFFITTFYFVAQNQPITSEKVNLTAELISVENTARPKPPLKKVSPRLRALEHEFIKPDVSTGELPPSLATPVTVDTETPRPALGRSLQAEVETENPSTSLDLSRENWNEVSTAARTLQNVEGNLSKTEAASPAGDTTFGAKRPGPPRIQRAPQVTTLKIVEEEEGLSPAQLAEVQEKREALPHVSFPRLMRKLAQEIVETSEGGPIDVVFVIDASGSMQDNIKSVVEHLHEMVDVYKASKIDYALGVTEFWARKKENVITVVQLTKSYAKYKRTLQAIYTHQDENALDAIVQTVKELRFRATSKRHFILVTDEPLTSLKGIKLKNAIAYCREFGIYVNVLGLPLEEHQALASETGGKWHLIPEDPKRKKPQQTHTSMHPRNKAVSLRQAQWANVTKVGDIALKLSGSIPVDIVLFVDGSKSMDEKLPHFLKQLEILVRDWDNAFVDYQIGVVRFRSRASMNMVNVFNPPQKLEKIRKIIELPCRENEMLLDAVAEGMRRLKLRSNAQPYFILVTDEPAKGEYSPLAIIQMLEQKQVLVSVVGTYDDFQQEVAEKTGGVWVPIPEGHTTNNSYW
- the purN gene encoding phosphoribosylglycinamide formyltransferase, producing MKIAVLVSGSGTNLQTLIEQLHQDETSGIEIAVVISDRRKAYALTRAKRAGIPTHVIRTQNFESRQDFDAEISRLVEQYGVQLIVLAGFMKLFQPPFVRKYRNRIINVHPTLLPAFPGAHPVADTLAYGVKIAGVTVHFVDEDVDSGPIIAQLAVPVLDTDDEESLHNRIQVEEHKLYPEVIKWYAQGRLKVEGRKVIIQPSAVSRRQSARGSC
- a CDS encoding sugar phosphate isomerase/epimerase, producing the protein MLAISTLWNALKQQDGAALFDELKNLGFETLELSRHLTSDQVEQLKPYLRENPPCSIHNFCPILPGTSQAEAEKDKILLSSLNADERKEAIRRTLQTMELAVELEVPIVVLHLGQVDTYDRSYLMRDLYNYGEREFEAFDQKVTEAIEWRKRKETKHQDAVLRSLDELNEYALRMELCIAIENRPHYYQIPNFDEAGLFLEKFYGSPMRYWHDMGHAALQEKLGVCWADTWLEQYAEHLVGVNLHDLKGLEGYHPPGTGDLEWDELFKQLPSDILKVLEIRPCEAEPVVEARELCESLSQSSEQANV